One window of the uncultured Methanobrevibacter sp. genome contains the following:
- the ilvC gene encoding ketol-acid reductoisomerase has protein sequence MKMYYDDDVDAEVVADKTIAVIGYGSQGRGQSRNMADSGLNVIVGLREGGSSWQKAVDDGMNVKTIEEAAEAADIIHILLPDETQEKVYKEQIAPYVEAGNTISFSHGYNIHFGLIQPGEDVNIVMFAPKGPGSRVRTTYLDGFGIPGLVAIEQDATGDALQIALGMAKAVGLTRAGVIETTFQEETETDLFGEQAVLCGGLSALIKAGFETLVEAGYQPEIAYFETCHEVKLIVDDIYENGMAGMWHDVSNTAEYGGLTRGNRIITDATKAEMKAILTEIQDGTFKKQFADENATDAANLKEMRAAEEKEDIEIVGKRLRIACGLQKEDE, from the coding sequence ATGAAAATGTATTATGATGACGATGTTGACGCAGAAGTCGTTGCAGACAAAACCATTGCTGTAATCGGATATGGAAGTCAAGGACGTGGTCAATCTAGAAACATGGCTGACAGTGGATTAAATGTAATTGTTGGTCTTAGAGAAGGAGGTTCATCCTGGCAAAAAGCTGTTGATGATGGAATGAATGTAAAAACTATTGAAGAAGCTGCTGAAGCTGCAGACATTATCCACATCTTATTACCTGATGAAACCCAAGAAAAAGTTTACAAAGAACAAATCGCTCCTTATGTTGAAGCTGGAAACACAATTTCATTCTCTCACGGTTACAACATTCACTTTGGATTAATCCAACCTGGAGAAGATGTAAACATTGTAATGTTTGCACCTAAAGGACCTGGTTCTCGTGTCAGAACCACTTACTTAGACGGTTTCGGTATTCCTGGTCTCGTAGCTATTGAACAAGATGCTACCGGTGACGCATTGCAAATTGCATTAGGTATGGCAAAAGCTGTTGGCCTTACCAGAGCAGGTGTAATTGAAACCACCTTCCAAGAAGAAACTGAAACTGACTTATTCGGTGAACAAGCAGTATTATGTGGTGGACTCAGTGCACTTATCAAAGCAGGATTTGAAACTTTAGTAGAAGCAGGTTACCAACCTGAAATCGCTTACTTTGAAACCTGTCACGAAGTAAAACTCATTGTAGATGATATCTACGAAAACGGTATGGCTGGAATGTGGCATGATGTAAGTAACACTGCTGAATACGGTGGATTAACCAGAGGTAACAGAATTATCACTGATGCTACTAAAGCTGAAATGAAAGCAATCTTAACCGAAATCCAAGATGGAACCTTCAAAAAACAATTTGCAGATGAAAACGCAACTGATGCAGCAAACTTAAAAGAAATGAGAGCTGCTGAAGAAAAAGAAGACATCGAAATTGTCGGTAAAAGATTAAGAATTGCTTGTGGATTACAAAAAGAAGATGAATAA
- a CDS encoding methanogenesis marker 12 protein, whose amino-acid sequence MVFVGMDHGTTGISFAIMNERQVLDVFKISREDSKAGKVSAIEELSKRIDLDDIELMIITYAMGDGISTILPMERVENRGILSIGGAGKVTGGGTSVYSEIENADLPVLMIPGIHKNCEWLDPLFRAAYSHHASPEKISIVYNAYLETNWENMIVADISSNSVDLLVEDGIIKGAIDACCGAMGVVHGPLDLEMIRDIDDGKRTANECFSHAGAIKIAGIDNKVAFMKDELLNNYRNGDEKAKLAIDTMIMTVAMEIAGLIAVSKNEIEGIVLTGSMGSMKDPVDFEKELNKYFKNKYPTKIISSESGAIGAAQIARDIAHGKREIMGIKVEL is encoded by the coding sequence ATGGTATTTGTAGGTATGGATCATGGAACTACCGGCATTTCATTTGCAATAATGAATGAGAGGCAAGTTCTTGATGTTTTTAAGATATCTCGTGAAGATAGTAAGGCTGGAAAAGTGTCAGCTATTGAAGAGTTGTCTAAACGTATAGATTTGGATGATATTGAATTAATGATTATCACTTATGCAATGGGGGATGGAATCAGCACCATTCTTCCAATGGAAAGGGTTGAAAACAGAGGAATTCTTTCAATTGGCGGTGCAGGTAAGGTAACTGGTGGAGGAACATCAGTTTATTCAGAAATTGAAAATGCTGACTTGCCGGTATTGATGATTCCAGGAATTCATAAGAATTGCGAGTGGCTAGACCCATTATTCAGAGCAGCTTATTCCCATCATGCAAGCCCTGAAAAAATAAGCATTGTCTATAACGCTTATCTTGAAACCAATTGGGAAAACATGATTGTTGCAGACATCAGTTCCAACAGCGTTGACTTGCTTGTTGAAGATGGCATTATAAAAGGAGCTATTGATGCTTGTTGCGGTGCAATGGGTGTTGTTCATGGTCCTCTTGACTTGGAAATGATTCGGGACATCGATGATGGAAAACGCACAGCAAATGAATGCTTCTCACATGCAGGAGCTATAAAGATTGCTGGAATTGACAATAAGGTTGCATTCATGAAGGATGAGCTTTTAAACAATTACAGAAATGGTGATGAGAAAGCAAAGCTTGCTATCGACACTATGATAATGACTGTAGCTATGGAAATAGCAGGATTGATAGCAGTCAGTAAAAATGAGATTGAAGGAATTGTTCTTACAGGGTCTATGGGTTCTATGAAAGATCCTGTTGATTTTGAGAAAGAGTTGAACAAGTACTTCAAGAACAAGTACCCAACCAAGATCATTTCAAGCGAATCTGGAGCTATTGGTGCAGCACAGATTGCAAGGGATATTGCTCATGGAAAAAGAGAAATCATGGGTATAAAAGTTGAGCTTTAA
- a CDS encoding undecaprenyl-diphosphate phosphatase, whose protein sequence is MDIFQAIIIGLVQGLTEFLPVSSSAHLIFAQQALGVSDVGLAFDVLMHVGTLVAVIVYFFNDIVNMIKGFLLSLVDLKNGNFMGEIKKDPYKKLAWLTILATIPVGVVGVLFNDMIESMFQGLTIPAFLLLVTGCLLYASQRMNSGRIDVRNVTIKEALIMGCGQALAVLPGLSRSGTTIAAGLFAGLDKEFAAKFSFILSIPAILGAAVFQLKDLSGGNIEIGACIAGFVVAVISGYLAISVLLKIVREKSLDIFAYYCWIVGLIVLIGSLIL, encoded by the coding sequence ATGGATATTTTTCAAGCAATAATCATTGGACTTGTCCAAGGATTAACTGAATTTCTGCCTGTAAGCAGTTCTGCTCATTTGATTTTTGCTCAACAGGCATTAGGCGTAAGCGATGTAGGACTTGCCTTTGATGTGTTGATGCACGTAGGAACCCTTGTGGCTGTAATAGTGTATTTCTTTAATGATATTGTAAATATGATTAAAGGATTCCTTTTAAGTCTTGTTGACTTAAAGAACGGGAATTTCATGGGAGAAATCAAGAAAGACCCTTACAAGAAATTGGCTTGGCTTACAATATTGGCTACCATTCCTGTAGGTGTTGTGGGAGTATTGTTCAACGATATGATTGAATCAATGTTTCAGGGATTGACCATACCTGCATTCCTACTTTTAGTAACCGGTTGTCTTTTATATGCATCCCAAAGAATGAACAGCGGCAGAATAGATGTTAGAAACGTGACCATTAAAGAAGCTCTTATCATGGGATGCGGACAAGCATTAGCTGTATTGCCAGGACTTTCTCGTTCAGGTACCACAATAGCTGCTGGATTGTTTGCAGGATTGGATAAGGAATTTGCAGCAAAATTCAGTTTCATCTTATCAATTCCAGCAATTTTAGGTGCGGCGGTTTTCCAACTCAAGGATTTAAGCGGAGGAAATATTGAAATAGGTGCTTGCATTGCAGGATTTGTCGTTGCAGTTATTTCAGGATACTTAGCTATTAGCGTATTGCTTAAAATCGTTAGAGAAAAAAGCTTGGACATATTCGCATACTACTGTTGGATTGTAGGATTAATCGTCTTGATTGGAAGTTTAATACTCTAA
- a CDS encoding branched-chain amino acid transaminase, with protein sequence MAFDENLKVWMDGEFVALKDAKISVLSHVVHYGTAVFEGIRCYETENGPAVFRLKEHVQRLFDSAKIYKMEIPFTQEEICDAIIETIKENNLKGCYIRPITFRGFGELGVNPLNCPVNTTIAVWEWGAYIGEEEMEQGANIGISTWRKPAPGTLPVLAKAAANYMNSQLANLEAGEHGYDEAIQLDYHGHVAEGSGENIFIVENGKIITPDLGSSILRGITRDSIMTIAKDLGYEVSEETISRERLYLADEVFFTGSAAEVTPIRAIDNRQIGIGSRGPVTKELQEKYFDAVYGRSEDIHNWLTYVE encoded by the coding sequence ATGGCATTTGATGAAAATTTAAAAGTTTGGATGGATGGAGAATTTGTAGCATTAAAAGATGCTAAAATCAGCGTTCTCTCTCACGTAGTCCACTATGGAACTGCAGTATTCGAAGGTATAAGATGTTATGAAACTGAAAATGGACCTGCTGTATTCCGTTTAAAAGAACACGTACAAAGATTATTTGATTCCGCTAAAATTTACAAAATGGAAATTCCATTTACTCAAGAGGAAATCTGTGATGCAATCATAGAAACCATTAAGGAAAACAACTTAAAAGGATGTTACATCAGACCAATCACTTTCAGAGGCTTTGGTGAATTAGGTGTAAACCCATTAAACTGTCCTGTAAACACTACCATTGCTGTGTGGGAATGGGGAGCATACATTGGAGAAGAGGAAATGGAACAAGGTGCAAACATCGGTATTTCCACCTGGAGAAAACCTGCACCAGGAACATTACCTGTTCTTGCAAAAGCTGCAGCTAACTACATGAACTCCCAACTTGCTAACTTGGAAGCAGGAGAACATGGATACGATGAAGCTATACAATTAGATTATCATGGACATGTTGCAGAAGGTAGTGGAGAAAACATTTTCATCGTAGAAAATGGAAAAATCATCACTCCAGATTTAGGTTCTTCCATTCTTAGAGGAATTACCAGGGACAGTATCATGACCATTGCAAAAGACTTAGGTTATGAAGTTTCTGAAGAAACCATCTCAAGAGAAAGATTATACTTAGCTGATGAAGTATTCTTTACTGGAAGTGCAGCAGAAGTTACTCCAATCCGTGCAATTGACAACAGACAAATTGGTATTGGATCAAGAGGACCTGTAACTAAAGAATTGCAAGAAAAATACTTCGATGCAGTATATGGAAGATCTGAAGACATTCATAATTGGTTAACTTATGTCGAATAG